The genomic interval CAGCAACGCTAATTTCGCGCGTATCGTTTGCACTGCAAGAGAAATCAAATGTGCGAAAAGGCTATTTTTTTTCTTGTTCATATGCCTGTATTATTTTTTTGACCAAGGGATGGCGGATGACATCGCGATTCTCCATCTGAACTATACCAATCTCAGGTATATTTCGTAAAAGATCAAGGGCATGAGACAAACCCCCGCTCATTCTCCCGGGCAGATCGGTCTGGCTTGGATCTCCGGTTATTATCGCTCGGGATCCTTCCCCGAGCCGGGTTAAGAACATCTTCATTTGCTCAGGTGTAGCGTTCTGGGCTTCGTCCAGAATTACCACGCAATGATCCAGGGTTCTGCCGCGCATATACGCCAGGGGAGCCATCTCGATCATCCGCGAATCTTCCATTTTACGCAAAATTTCCGGCGGAAGAAGGGTCTCCATCGAATCGTACAGCGGTCGAAGATAGGGACTCAGCTTCTGCTCAAGGTCGCCGGGGAGAAAACCGAGGCTCTCGCCTGCTTCGACGACAGGCCTGGTCAGAACCATCTTCCTCGCCTGCCTCGACAAGACAAGACGAAGAGCTTCCGCTACCGCGATAAAGGTTTTTCCCGTTCCGGCTGGTCCAACCGCGAATACTATTTCGTTCCGTTGAAGCCGCTGAATCAATTCGGCCTGTTTTACGGTTTTAGGATAGACGCGTTTAATTCCATGGGGAATCTGGATGTACGCCTCCTCGGAAGGCGTTTCGTGCTCTAAGGACGATACGAGCGCCGCGATCATATCGGGACAGGGAGTTTCCGTGTATGACGAAATAAGCCTCTCGACGATAATCTGAAATTTCCTGCAAACGGACTCGTCAGATGAAGCGACGCTCAGTTCATTACCCCGAGAGACAACCGGCGCTCCAAGATAGTCTTCAATCGCGCGCAGATTGCCGTCGTTGACGCCGCACAATGAAAAAAGACGTTCCTGATCGCCTACGACAATCGTGTATCCAGTATCCAAATGAACCTCGTTTCAGAAGTGTACATAGAAGAACCGAGCACCGTCAAGGAGTCTTTCTTCATTCATCGGTTTCGTCCGTGGTATTCAAGGAAAACACCCCTTTTTCGGATGTCACCGTCGTTTTTATGTCGGATATGGGTTTCCACTGAACGACGAAGGTGATGATCGGGGTGAATTCGTATCGATAGCCGCCGTCGGTTTGAAGCTCAGGCTTGACGGACACCTTGAGATTCGCGGTCCAGTCATGAAGATAATGAGTCATTTCCATGCTCAGGCTCTTAAGTTTATAGCCGGTAGCTGTTCTATCCTGTTCGTTCCAGAAATTAAATGATTTGACTAGATCCGTAACCAAATTTGTTTCGCCCGGAAGCGGCGCGGGAAGATCCATCCAATCCTGAAAATAGCGCGCGATTTCCGAGTTTCTGCTGGTGGAACTGAACGACAAATCGAGGAATTCATATATTTTGAACGTAATAGTAGGGACGAAATCGAAGGAACTTTCCGTCAGTTTAAGAAGATTGAATTTGACGTTGGTGGATACCTTCGCCTGCAGAGATACCCGGTTTTTCCAAAGATTCAAGGACAGGGGTTTTGCGCTGTTCGTGTAGGAAAGCCCCGCCGCGGAAGGAAGAAATTCTTTTTCGTCAGCGCTCAGCTTCCATCCTGAACCGGCTACCAGCTCGTAGGGAACCGTATTCGTAAAAGTGTAAAACGCAGACGCGCCGTTCTTTGAAAGTGAAAAATGAAGCCGCGAGGGTTCGTCGCCTTGAAGGTCATAGGCATATTCCTGTCCGGCTTTTACTCCGAACGGCAGAGTCCAGGTTAAAGACGCTTTAAACGGATCCCACAACCAATCGTCTTCGTCGTCGACCGTCTTTTCATACAATTTCGAGCTGAACGACGCATTCAAAAAGGAAGTAGCGAAAGCCGCCGTGCCGGTCCAGGATTCGAGCAAAGGAGGGAGATTGCTGACCAAAGTGAATTTCTGATCATAGCCTCCGAGCTTCGCTCCGATGACCGCTGTGGCGGAATGAACATCGATGAAATCCTTCTCCCATTCAAGAGGCTTGGTTTCCCATTCAGGTTCATCGACCGTGCCGGTGAACTCGGATTTTATAAGATCGCCGGTAAAATTCCAGGCAAACGATACGGGCTTCAACACGGCATGCCTGTTAAGCGGAACGCACTTTACGGATGAGGAATTCTCGACAGTGTAGGTGCTTGCCTTATAATCGACAAGCTTAACCGTGTTTTTTTTCGCTTCGGTGTCGTACACTTCATCCGAAAGCCAGGGATGGTCCTGGCGAGTCCCGTTAAGGGAAACCGACGAAGAAACGTCTAAAAAGTTCTGATCGTAAGACCAAGCCCCCTTGAGAGCGCCGGTCGCCTTAGCCTGATAATAAATCGATGAGTACGTGTTCCATCCGATTTCATCGGGAGACTCCCAATCCGTCGGATTATACCTTATTTCCTGAACAACCGAAGGGTCGACATTCCAGGTCACAGACCACGCTGATTGCCCGGAAGACGAAGTAATCGCAGAAGTTCCTGTGGTGCCGGCGGCAGGAATGAATCTTTCCGCCTCGGTCTTGTCAGGCGCTTTCTGAGCGGAAAGCGTATCGTCAGGTTCTGCTGAACTGTCAGTGAAAGGATTCTCCAGCGAACCGATGTCCGGCTTCTCCTTCTCCGCCTCTTTTTTCTTTGGACTCCGGGTCTTTGAAGAAGAGATAAGAGTACCAGCTAAGGCCGCCTTGAATTCCGGCTTAATCATTTCAGGATAAAAGAATCTCCGCTCCGGAGAATACGACGATTCCGACCCGGTTATCGTCGCGTTCGGCTTTGAATTGAAAGAGAGAAGCCCGGAAAAAGAAGATATCGAAAAAGTCGTCAACCAGGGAGCCGCAAAACTCACATCAGGTTGAACCGACCCGTTCAGGTTCCAGGAAAACGAAGTTTCCTGGCTGATGGAAGATCCGGACGCAAGCTCCGCCTGATCCGTAAGCAGGGTGAACCAGTTCAAATCTTCGCTTCTATCGAGAAAGTCCTGTTTGAAAAAAGGATCCGATATCAGAGGCAGCGTTGCCGTGAGCCGAAACGGTTTTTTATCGAAAGTCAGGGATAGATTTGCCCGATACCTGAACGGCAATTCGTTCCCGAAAAACCATCCCGAATTCCAGTATTCAGTTCCTGTTGAATCGTACGTACTGTAAAACAAACCTGAAGACGGTGGGAACAGGGTTCTCGAAAATCCGGCATATCCGGAAAACGAAAGGCTTTTAATCAAACCGGTGCCGGAGAAGGATCCGTCGGCTCCGGTCATATATCCCAGTGATGAGTACGTATCGGCGACTATTTTGAAATAGTCCGACGAGGTCGACTTTGCGTCGGATTCAAGGTTTCGCAGAAACAACCCTTCGCGCTTCTGTTCTTTCAGCGTATCGCTTTGCAAAAAGTCCGAAAATGATGTTCCCGACGTTGTCGAACTCTTCGCCGCGATCGGTTTTCGTCCGTACAAATAGGTCGAAGTTTGAACAAAGTACCCCTCCCGGTTGCGGAAACCGAATACGGGATGAAAGATCATTTCGTCGGAGGGATAGTAAAATGCGGGGATGTAGAAAACAGGCAAGGGGCCGATGAAGAAAATGCCGTTCAATATGGCGATCTCGTTTCCCGGCAAGAGCCAGATGCGCGACGCGTTTATTGACCAATGCGGATTGTCTGCGTCGCAGGTCGTCAGAACGCCGTTCTTAAACGCCATCGTCGTGCTCGAGTCGCGACCGGAAATTTCTGCCTGTATGATGTACGGATCGGATTTAGCCTTTCCGGTCTCCTGGGTCACCGCGCCTGAAAGGAAAACGCCTTCCTGTTTTTTTATATCGAAACGGAGCGCCTGACCCTTGAATTTCTGAGAGCCTGATTTTCCGGTTGTATGTTCGTAGGTGACGTTGCCGCGCGCTTCAAGCATGTCTTTGTTTTTATCGTAGGTGACTTCGTCGGCGCCGATCTTGGAAACAGAGGTTCCCTCGGTAACGACAATCTTGACGTCTCCCCTAAACCGGATGAGCTCGCGGTCTTTCGACGAGCCGTCTTGAGAATCTGAAATATATTCCGTAGATCTTGCGGATTCGATCGTAACGGTGCGGTCGGCCGCCGAAACGGCGGAAGCGCAGACGACCGCAAGCGCCAGGATAATGCGGAGCTTCATCCCATGCGGTCCAAAAGCTCTTTTATATAGTATCCGGTGTACGACTCTGAACAATCCGCTAATTCTTCGGGGGTTCCCTCGGCGATTATCGTGCCGCCTCGTATTCCCCCTTCAGGACCGAGGTCTATGAGACGGTCGGCCTGCAGTATCACATCAAGATTGTGCTCGATCATCAGAACCGTGTTTCCCTGGTCCACCAGGCGCTGAATGACGACCATAAGCTGCATGACATCGGCGAAATGAAGTCCGGTAGTCGGCTCGTCGAGAATGTACAGCGTTTTTCCGGTGGATCTGCGCGCAAGTTCGTTTGCGAGCTTCACCCGCTGAGCTTCGCCGCCCGAGAGGGTTAAGGCGGACTGTCCGAGGCGGACATAGCCGAGCCCGACGGACAGAAGAGTTTCGAGCTTGCGGGCGATATGGGGTATGGGAGCGAAAAACTCCGCGGCTTCCTCGATGGTCATTTCAAGGACGTCCGAGATGTTCTTTCCTTTATATCTCACTTCCAGGGTTTCCCTGTTGAACCTTTTTCCCCCGCATACATCGCAGGCTACGTATACGTCCGGAAGAAAATTCATTTCTATCGTCAACGTACCGTCGCCCTGGCAGTTTTCGCACCTTCCGCCCTTCACATTAAATGAAAATCTTCCGGCCTTGTACCCGCGCTGTTTTGCGTCCGGAAGGCTTGCGAATAGATCGCGAATTCCGGTGAAGACGCCGACATACGTCGCGGGATTGGATCGGGGCGTTCTTCCGATGGGGCTTTGATCGATGTTGATAACCTTATCTAGCTGATCCAGGCCTTCAATCGAGGCGTAGGCTCCTTCGGCATGGGAAGACCGCATTACCCGGTTCGATATCGCCGGATACAGAACGTCAGATAGCAGCGTCGACTTGCCCGAGCCGGAAACTCCCGTTATGCAGGTGAAGGTTCCCAGAGGAATACGGACATCGATGTTTTTCAAATTATGTTCGGTTGCGCCGACGAGTGAAATAAAATGTCCGTTGCCGGTTCGGCGGTTTTTCGGGATCTCCATCTTCAACGTTCCGGCGAGATACTGCCCGGTAAGGCTTTCCTTAACCTTCATGACTTCTTCGGGCGTCCCTTGAGCTACGATATAGCCGCCGTGTACGCCGGCACCGGGCCCGAGATCCACCACATGATCCGCCGTTCTGAGAGTCTGTTCGTCGTGTTCGACTACTATGAGGGTGTTTCCAAGATCGCGGAGATACAACAGAGTGTCGATCAGGCGCTGATTATCGCGCTGATGTAGTCCGATGGAAGGTTCGTCGAGAATGTACAGAACCCCTATCAAACTCGATCCGATCTGAGTCGCAAGCCGTATGCGCTGGGCTTCGCCGCCCGAGAGCGTAGCCGCTTTCCGTTCCAACGAAAGATAGTCGAGCCCGACGTTTTTCATGAACTCGAGGCGCGAAGTAATTTCTTTTAAAATTTGGGAAGCTATTTGCGATTCGGTTTCTGTAAGGGCCAGTCGTTCGAAGAAAACGAGCGAGTCGGCAACGGAAAGAGCGGAAAGATCGTGGATGTTCTTGTCTCCGACGGTAACAGCAAGCACTTCCGGCTTAAGCCTCATTCCATGGCACAGCTCGCACTCGCGATTGGACATGTATTTCTCGTAATTCTCGCGTTGCGA from Teretinema zuelzerae carries:
- a CDS encoding PhoH family protein, which produces MDTGYTIVVGDQERLFSLCGVNDGNLRAIEDYLGAPVVSRGNELSVASSDESVCRKFQIIVERLISSYTETPCPDMIAALVSSLEHETPSEEAYIQIPHGIKRVYPKTVKQAELIQRLQRNEIVFAVGPAGTGKTFIAVAEALRLVLSRQARKMVLTRPVVEAGESLGFLPGDLEQKLSPYLRPLYDSMETLLPPEILRKMEDSRMIEMAPLAYMRGRTLDHCVVILDEAQNATPEQMKMFLTRLGEGSRAIITGDPSQTDLPGRMSGGLSHALDLLRNIPEIGIVQMENRDVIRHPLVKKIIQAYEQEKK
- the uvrA gene encoding excinuclease ABC subunit UvrA — translated: MKQLQAKSPRGHDRIFVKGAREHNLKNIDIELPRDALIVISGLSGSGKSSLAFDTIFAEGQRRYVESLSSYARQFLGRMDKPDIDYIEGLSPAISIEQKTTHNNPRSTVGTVTEIYDYYRLLFARVGHVHCPQCGNEIREQSVDQIVNTIVGWDEGSKIQILAPIIKAKKGEHQKVIADAKKAGFVRARIDGLLVSLEDDIKLDKQKKHTIEVVVDRIVVSKESQKRIAESVETALSSSGGIILVTRQNKEGPDSETLFSQKNACPDCGISIPELQPRLFSFNNPFGACPECTGLGAKQEFDPDLIIPDPNLSFNEGGILPYNPESAWNRSQFEALAKKYSFSLSTPICDLSKKIYNILLHGTGEESIDFVYKNREGTGHFNYHRPWPGIMADLKRRYTETFSQSQRENYEKYMSNRECELCHGMRLKPEVLAVTVGDKNIHDLSALSVADSLVFFERLALTETESQIASQILKEITSRLEFMKNVGLDYLSLERKAATLSGGEAQRIRLATQIGSSLIGVLYILDEPSIGLHQRDNQRLIDTLLYLRDLGNTLIVVEHDEQTLRTADHVVDLGPGAGVHGGYIVAQGTPEEVMKVKESLTGQYLAGTLKMEIPKNRRTGNGHFISLVGATEHNLKNIDVRIPLGTFTCITGVSGSGKSTLLSDVLYPAISNRVMRSSHAEGAYASIEGLDQLDKVINIDQSPIGRTPRSNPATYVGVFTGIRDLFASLPDAKQRGYKAGRFSFNVKGGRCENCQGDGTLTIEMNFLPDVYVACDVCGGKRFNRETLEVRYKGKNISDVLEMTIEEAAEFFAPIPHIARKLETLLSVGLGYVRLGQSALTLSGGEAQRVKLANELARRSTGKTLYILDEPTTGLHFADVMQLMVVIQRLVDQGNTVLMIEHNLDVILQADRLIDLGPEGGIRGGTIIAEGTPEELADCSESYTGYYIKELLDRMG
- a CDS encoding LPS-assembly protein LptD, whose product is MKLRIILALAVVCASAVSAADRTVTIESARSTEYISDSQDGSSKDRELIRFRGDVKIVVTEGTSVSKIGADEVTYDKNKDMLEARGNVTYEHTTGKSGSQKFKGQALRFDIKKQEGVFLSGAVTQETGKAKSDPYIIQAEISGRDSSTTMAFKNGVLTTCDADNPHWSINASRIWLLPGNEIAILNGIFFIGPLPVFYIPAFYYPSDEMIFHPVFGFRNREGYFVQTSTYLYGRKPIAAKSSTTSGTSFSDFLQSDTLKEQKREGLFLRNLESDAKSTSSDYFKIVADTYSSLGYMTGADGSFSGTGLIKSLSFSGYAGFSRTLFPPSSGLFYSTYDSTGTEYWNSGWFFGNELPFRYRANLSLTFDKKPFRLTATLPLISDPFFKQDFLDRSEDLNWFTLLTDQAELASGSSISQETSFSWNLNGSVQPDVSFAAPWLTTFSISSFSGLLSFNSKPNATITGSESSYSPERRFFYPEMIKPEFKAALAGTLISSSKTRSPKKKEAEKEKPDIGSLENPFTDSSAEPDDTLSAQKAPDKTEAERFIPAAGTTGTSAITSSSGQSAWSVTWNVDPSVVQEIRYNPTDWESPDEIGWNTYSSIYYQAKATGALKGAWSYDQNFLDVSSSVSLNGTRQDHPWLSDEVYDTEAKKNTVKLVDYKASTYTVENSSSVKCVPLNRHAVLKPVSFAWNFTGDLIKSEFTGTVDEPEWETKPLEWEKDFIDVHSATAVIGAKLGGYDQKFTLVSNLPPLLESWTGTAAFATSFLNASFSSKLYEKTVDDEDDWLWDPFKASLTWTLPFGVKAGQEYAYDLQGDEPSRLHFSLSKNGASAFYTFTNTVPYELVAGSGWKLSADEKEFLPSAAGLSYTNSAKPLSLNLWKNRVSLQAKVSTNVKFNLLKLTESSFDFVPTITFKIYEFLDLSFSSTSRNSEIARYFQDWMDLPAPLPGETNLVTDLVKSFNFWNEQDRTATGYKLKSLSMEMTHYLHDWTANLKVSVKPELQTDGGYRYEFTPIITFVVQWKPISDIKTTVTSEKGVFSLNTTDETDE